GAACGACAGGGCAGCGTACATGCCGTAGCCTTTAAACGAATTACCCTTATCGTCGGTAAATACCATGCCTTTCTTGGCTTCGTCGGGTTCTTCGGGATGGTGCGTAAACCCAATCAGCATAATCGGCCCTTCGTTCAGACGGTACAGAATCAGGCGCTGACCGCCCGCAATTGGGGGGAATTCCGAGGGTGAATAGGTCCAGGTTTTGCCCATATCGCGCGACAGGCTCATGGGCATCCGTAACACGCCGTCGGCGTTGGCAATGTTGTCGCTTCGCCCGAAGGCCAGCAAACTACCGTCTTTCAACTGGGTAACGCCCGCGTGGATTCCGGCAATCAAACCGCCGGAAGCACCGTTTTTGTAGTCCGGTTTCTGGGGGTCGGTCGACGAAGCCACCCAGGTTTTGCCGCCGTCCCTGCTGACGTGTACCGCCGAACCGCCCGACGAACTGGGGTCGGCGTCGCAGGTCTGCACCAGCCAGCCTTCCTTGGTCTGGAACATCCCGGCAATGACCTGATGCCGTTTTTCGTGCTCCGGCGCCACCAGTTTCGGGGCCGACCAGGTAGCGCCGTTGTCGCGGCTGGTCCGTAACGCCATCGCCAGGTTCTGCCAGTCACCGCTCGCTTCGACGCCGTTCATGTGGTAAATCGTGCCTTTGCCGTCGTGGAAAATCGAACTGCCCGTCATGTTACGGTCCGGCACTTTGAAAAACTCGGAGGGCGCATCCCAGCGTGGCTGCCCGGCCCGCAGCCGACTGGTCACCACCGTCATTTCGCGCCCGGCTTCTTTTTCGGTCGAGAACCAGATGGCCATCAGATCGCCGTTGGGCATCCAGGTGATGGCGGGCTGGTGGTTGTGCGAATAAAATGGCACGCCAGCATCGCAGGCGGGTTTGTTTACGTAGCGAATCGGTTCCAGAAAAACCGGCTGCGTGGCCGATCCGGTTTTCCAGGCAAACGGTTTTTGCGAAACGTTCTGCGCGTACGTTTTCGGTGGTAAGGCCGGCAGGGGCTGAGAAGTCGGTTTTTCGGCCTGCACCACCCGGAAGCCCACAAGCCAGTTTTTGTCTTCGGGAATCATGCCGAGCCGGTTGGTGGTCCGCAGGTACTGAACCGGGGTGCCGTGGCTGCCTCCGCGCGTAACCCGAAACGGGCCGGATGCGCGGCCCACCGGATCGCTTTGTTCGGCGGCTTCGTACGGGCCATACCAGTCTGAACACCACTCTTCCACGTTCCCGTGCATATCCTGCAGGCCCCAGGCATTGGCGGGCGTTTGACCTACTTTCAGGGAAACCACAACCGGAATGCGGTCGGTTTTCTGGTTTTTCTGGTAAGGCTGGGGCAAAAACCGTCCCGTCGAAAAGGGCGTTACGGTTCCGGCGTGGCAGGCATATTCCCATTCGGCTTCGGTGGGAAGCCGGTACGGTTTTCCTTCTTTTTGGCTAAGCCACTCGCAGAAGGCCACGGCCTCGGCGTAGCTCACAAACACCACGGCTTCGTCATCTTCTTTCGAAAAACCGGCTTTCCCGCGCAGTTTTTTGTGCTCAGGATCAAACGCTTCGTACTGCGCGTTGGTCACTTCCGTGGCCGCCATTCGAAACGGTTTGGAAATCCGGACGCGGTGAACCGGCGCTTCGTCGTAATCTTCCCCTTCGCCTTCCGAACCCATGTAGAATCGTCCGGCCTGAACCGGCACGAGCTTCATGCCCAGCGAATTAGTATCCTGCGCGAAGGTGGTTGTGGCAAGGAAAAGAAAAACAAACAACAGGCGATAAGCGATCATAACGTAGGGTTAATCTGATTCCTCCGGTTTAACCGGAAGGCAAAGTAAATGGATTTTAGCTGACTAGTTTCCCGGCGTAAATCGTTTCAATTCTTAAAGATGCCTGCAGCTCGCTGGCGGTCTCAACCAGGGCATCCATGTCGCGTTGCAGTTCGGGCGTCAGTAAACCAACTTCCCGGCGGGTGTACAACGAAATGGGCAGGCCGCGTTTTTGCAGGGTGTATTTGGCAATGGTGGGGTAGGCCGTATGAACCAGTTCCATGCAATCAACGAAAAACTGCTGCACACGGTCGATGTCCGGCTGTTTCTCCGGATTGTCGAAGTTGTTGCAGAGCCAGACGATCAGCTCCGGGAATTCATTGCCCTGAATGCACGACAAACCGGCGGCCCCCGCCCGCAGCGACGACACGGCATTGACCATGTAGGCGTCGTACAGACCAAACTGATACCCGGCTCCGGCGGCAATCCGGCGGGCCACCTCCTGATCGTCCAGACAGGTGTCTTTGTGGTAAATCAGGCGCCCGGTGGGCAGGAGTTCGCTCAGGATTTCGGCGCTGATCAGGCGTTTGTAGGGAACCGGGCACTCGTAGAATCCGAGCGGAATGCCGTCGGTCTGGTCGATGAGCTGGTGCATCCGGTCCAGAAAAGCCGCGTCGGATTCGTCTTCGCCGGCAATCAGACTGGTAATAACGATAACCGCATGGATACCGGTTTTGTATATACGCTTTACGAAATCCGCCTGCTGGGCGATGGGTCCGCCGAAGGTGCCCGTTGCCACGACCGGCACGCGCCCCGCCGTCTGATCAACCACAAACCGAGTGACTTCCAGCCGCTCCTCTTCCGTCAGCTCATACATCTCGCTCGATAAACAGGTGGCAAACAGGCCCGCGGCTCCGGTTTCCAGGTAAAAATCGACTAACTGGGCCAGCGCCGGGTAATCGACGGCACCGGTTTCCTGAAAAGGAGTAAGCATGACGGGAATAAAACCCTGGGGTAACGATCCGACAGAAGAGGAAGACATGGCTGAGAAAGTTGAAAGATGAAAACGCGTTGTTGTAGTCAGAAAATACCAGCGTTAATCAGAGAAACTTTTAACCTCTGATTAACGCTGGGTAACACTTTAAGTAAGGGTTTAGGAATTGGGTTAGGGTTGAGCAACAGTCTTGGGTTTAGGAATAATCGTGTTTTTAGTGCCGCGAAGTTTGGTAAACAGCAGGCCGACCAGAAAAATCGTCAGCGTACCGACCACCATGATCATGTTTTGGTGAAACGGACTGCGCAGGGCCGCGTACTCGTCCGGAATCTGGGCCGAGAATGTCATCCAGACAATCACCAGCAGGCCCACCACCGTAGCTGTCCAGGCTTCCGTGTTGCGGGTTTGCCGCGAGATGATGCCCAGCAGGAAAAGGCCGAGCATACCGCCCGCGAAAATACCGGAGAGCATCCACCAGATGTCGAGTACGCTCTTGACGCCGATCATTGCAATGCCGGTGACCATACCGAGCACTCCGAAAACCGTGGTGGCAACGTATAACAACCGCAGCGATTGCCCACCCGACAGGTTGGGCTTCAGATACCGCTGGTAAATATCAACCGAAAAAACCGTTGCCGACGCATTCATGCTCGAACTGATGGTGCTCATGGCCGCCGACAGGATAGCCGCCACGATCAGCCCGACCAGGCCCGCCGGAACCTTGTTGACCATAAAATGCGGCATCACTTTATCGCCAAATTCGGCGGGCGTCAGCGTGTTGGCCAGTTGCCGGATCGCTTCCGGACTGCCGTTGGGCAGGCGCTCTCCGGCAACCTGCATCCGGACGGCCGCCAGCATATCCGGGTTGCTTTCGTAATAAGCGTACAGACACGAACCGAGGACGAAAAAGACGAGCGAAACCGGCACGTAGAGGTACACACAAAGCCAGATCGAGCGCGTAGCTTCCTTGACCGAGGTGGTGGTATGATACCGCTGCACGTAATTCTGGTCCATCCCGAAGTTGTTCAGGTTCATGAAAAAACCGTAGAGCAATACCACCCAGAACGTCGATTGGGTGAAATTGGGCGCAAAACTGCCGAGGCTGAATTTGTCGGCAGCTTTACCGATCTGGACAATTTTATCCACCCCGCCCGGCATTCCGGCCACTACCAGGTAGAGAATGATCAGCGCTCCGGCGGTTTTAATGACGCCCTGCACCACCTCCGTCCAGATGACGGCTTCCATGCCGCCCATGACGGTATAAAGAATGATGCAGATGCCGACGACGATCATGATGGTTGCCATCGGATACCCCGTCAGGGCCTGCAAACTCAGGGCAATGCCGAAGAAAATGGAGCCCATGCGGGCCAGTTGAGTCAGGAGGAAACAAACCACGGCGTAGGTTCGTGCCCAGGGGCCGAACCGGTGTTCCAGGTGCGTGTAGGCCGAAACTTCGCCGGTATGGCGGTAGAACGGCACGAAAAACTTGGCCGCCACCCAGGCCGAGAGCGGCATTGCGAGGCTGAAAACAAACGAATTCCAGTTGCTGCCGAAGGCTTTGCCCGGTACGCCCAGAAACGTGTTGCTGCTGAGAAAAGTCGCGTAGATCGACATCCCGATGGCCCAGCCCGGAATCTTGCCCGAAGCCTTCGTAAACTGGTCGGCGCTCTTGTTGTTTCGGGAGAAATAAACCCCAACGGCCACCATCCCGACCAGGTAAGCAACAATTACCAGTAAATCGATAACGGGCAGATTCTTCATTCGGCGGGTTACGGTAATTTATGAGAATTATTTTTTAGTCTTGAGCGAAAATAACGGCTTCTTGATTAGCTTGCAAACGTAATTTTATGACTGCGCTACTAATAAATTTGACTATACTGGCAAAAGTAGTTTATATAGCCGCTGATACGTTGTGTAGACTTTTCCAATCATTGTACGATTTTACCATAAAAGAGTTCGTTGAGAATGAAGGCTCATTTTCATAAAGTACCCGTCAACGCCCAGGATGCGTTCAGCGTTCGGCACGATCGGAAGCCTAATTTTGGCAACATCTGGCACTACCACCCGGAGCTGGAACTGCACTACGTCATTCAGGGAGAGGGGGTTCGGTTTATTGGCGACAATGTGAGCAATTTTTCGGCGGGGGAAATTCTGCTGGTGGGCGAAAACCTGCCACATACCTGGCGGTGTAATGACGCTTATTTTCAGGACAGTTCCAGAATGCAGGTGGAAGCCATCCTGATGCAGTTCCGGCCCGACTGCCTGGGGCGCGACTTCCTGAATCTGGCCGAAACCCAGCCCATCCGGCGGCTGTACGAACGGGCTTCGCGGGGGCTGCTGATCAAAGGCGAAACGGGCGAAAAAATAGCGTCGCTGCTCTACAGCGTCGTTGAAGCCCGCCCGCTGCAACGCCTGATTATTCTGCTGTCAATTCTGGAAATTCTGTCGCAATCCGATGAACTGGAGACGATTACATCGGAACACGCTTTTTACCAGTCGAACGAACTGGAAACCGTGCGGCTCAACAAAGTGTGCACGTATACCCTGTCGAATTACGCCAAAGAAATCACGCTGGAAGAAGTGGCTTCCATGGCCAACCTGAGCGTCACGTCGTTCTGCCGGTATTTCAAAATGATGACGCACAAGACGTACCACGAATTTCTGACCGAGGTGCGGATCAGTCACGCGTGCCGGGCGCTGGTCGAAAACAAGCTGAGCGCCGAGG
This Larkinella insperata DNA region includes the following protein-coding sequences:
- a CDS encoding SUMF1/EgtB/PvdO family nonheme iron enzyme, with translation MIAYRLLFVFLFLATTTFAQDTNSLGMKLVPVQAGRFYMGSEGEGEDYDEAPVHRVRISKPFRMAATEVTNAQYEAFDPEHKKLRGKAGFSKEDDEAVVFVSYAEAVAFCEWLSQKEGKPYRLPTEAEWEYACHAGTVTPFSTGRFLPQPYQKNQKTDRIPVVVSLKVGQTPANAWGLQDMHGNVEEWCSDWYGPYEAAEQSDPVGRASGPFRVTRGGSHGTPVQYLRTTNRLGMIPEDKNWLVGFRVVQAEKPTSQPLPALPPKTYAQNVSQKPFAWKTGSATQPVFLEPIRYVNKPACDAGVPFYSHNHQPAITWMPNGDLMAIWFSTEKEAGREMTVVTSRLRAGQPRWDAPSEFFKVPDRNMTGSSIFHDGKGTIYHMNGVEASGDWQNLAMALRTSRDNGATWSAPKLVAPEHEKRHQVIAGMFQTKEGWLVQTCDADPSSSGGSAVHVSRDGGKTWVASSTDPQKPDYKNGASGGLIAGIHAGVTQLKDGSLLAFGRSDNIANADGVLRMPMSLSRDMGKTWTYSPSEFPPIAGGQRLILYRLNEGPIMLIGFTHHPEEPDEAKKGMVFTDDKGNSFKGYGMYAALSFDEGKTWPVKKLLTDGKYRYLNGGAWTGAFEMNATNAEPRGYLALTQTPDNLIHLISSSIHYRFNLAWLQQKMVLEAARQ
- a CDS encoding dihydrodipicolinate synthase family protein — translated: MSSSSVGSLPQGFIPVMLTPFQETGAVDYPALAQLVDFYLETGAAGLFATCLSSEMYELTEEERLEVTRFVVDQTAGRVPVVATGTFGGPIAQQADFVKRIYKTGIHAVIVITSLIAGEDESDAAFLDRMHQLIDQTDGIPLGFYECPVPYKRLISAEILSELLPTGRLIYHKDTCLDDQEVARRIAAGAGYQFGLYDAYMVNAVSSLRAGAAGLSCIQGNEFPELIVWLCNNFDNPEKQPDIDRVQQFFVDCMELVHTAYPTIAKYTLQKRGLPISLYTRREVGLLTPELQRDMDALVETASELQASLRIETIYAGKLVS
- a CDS encoding sodium:solute symporter, coding for MKNLPVIDLLVIVAYLVGMVAVGVYFSRNNKSADQFTKASGKIPGWAIGMSIYATFLSSNTFLGVPGKAFGSNWNSFVFSLAMPLSAWVAAKFFVPFYRHTGEVSAYTHLEHRFGPWARTYAVVCFLLTQLARMGSIFFGIALSLQALTGYPMATIMIVVGICIILYTVMGGMEAVIWTEVVQGVIKTAGALIILYLVVAGMPGGVDKIVQIGKAADKFSLGSFAPNFTQSTFWVVLLYGFFMNLNNFGMDQNYVQRYHTTTSVKEATRSIWLCVYLYVPVSLVFFVLGSCLYAYYESNPDMLAAVRMQVAGERLPNGSPEAIRQLANTLTPAEFGDKVMPHFMVNKVPAGLVGLIVAAILSAAMSTISSSMNASATVFSVDIYQRYLKPNLSGGQSLRLLYVATTVFGVLGMVTGIAMIGVKSVLDIWWMLSGIFAGGMLGLFLLGIISRQTRNTEAWTATVVGLLVIVWMTFSAQIPDEYAALRSPFHQNMIMVVGTLTIFLVGLLFTKLRGTKNTIIPKPKTVAQP
- a CDS encoding AraC family transcriptional regulator, whose amino-acid sequence is MKAHFHKVPVNAQDAFSVRHDRKPNFGNIWHYHPELELHYVIQGEGVRFIGDNVSNFSAGEILLVGENLPHTWRCNDAYFQDSSRMQVEAILMQFRPDCLGRDFLNLAETQPIRRLYERASRGLLIKGETGEKIASLLYSVVEARPLQRLIILLSILEILSQSDELETITSEHAFYQSNELETVRLNKVCTYTLSNYAKEITLEEVASMANLSVTSFCRYFKMMTHKTYHEFLTEVRISHACRALVENKLSAEVICFDSGFNNLSNFYRHFKRVKGVTPLEYKRTYLQ